A single genomic interval of Blastopirellula marina harbors:
- a CDS encoding DUF1592 domain-containing protein — translation MLRYIFNALILTLAFGCLAINDSSAAEQTQAPTFAEVKPILENYCYGCHAYGAEEGNINFDVIEEASEKERLGDHATWLAVWRNLRAQTMPPADEDQPTKEESELVGRWIESQVFKLDPKNPDPGRVTIRRLNRDEYQYTIQDLFGYRYDVDEAFPPDDTGYGFDTIGDVLTISPLMTEKYFDAAQEIVSAVVLVDDKKSDKYKRIFFDGPATNDRGERDVYARKILKRYATKAFRRPVDDATLDRLVDIQRKIDELEGRTFENGIAQAFAAMLISPQFLFRAEIQPEPNNPGQVVPIDEFALASRLSYFLWCSMPDDELMKLATEAKLRENLHEQVDRMLDDEKSERFIHRFVGQWLQSQDIEGISIDPRRALKLKDLGDAQRIFSRTVRRAMREETDMLFEYILKENRSASELLTADYTFLNKPLAKYYGLEDIEGLDDRKMKKVDLPEDGVRGGILTQGTFLIVTSNPTRTSPVKRGLFILDNILGTPPPPAPPNVPALEAVRERGRRLTMREQMELHRSEALCKSCHSRMDPLGLALEKFTYIGQYREDDDGNEIDTKGKLITGEEFNTVRELSKVLATERKVDFYRCLTEKLLTFALGRGLEYYDTPTVDLIVERMLANDGKLRDTVHTIVDTAPFQKRRGDGSLLSSNR, via the coding sequence ATGCTTCGTTATATCTTCAACGCGTTGATCCTGACGCTCGCGTTTGGCTGCTTAGCTATCAACGATAGCAGCGCTGCCGAACAAACGCAGGCCCCCACGTTCGCCGAGGTCAAACCGATCTTGGAAAACTACTGCTACGGCTGCCATGCCTATGGTGCAGAGGAAGGGAACATCAACTTCGATGTCATCGAAGAAGCCTCAGAGAAAGAACGTCTTGGCGACCACGCCACTTGGTTGGCTGTCTGGCGCAATTTGCGTGCGCAAACGATGCCGCCGGCCGATGAAGACCAACCCACCAAAGAAGAAAGCGAACTGGTCGGTCGTTGGATCGAATCGCAGGTCTTCAAGCTCGATCCCAAGAATCCTGATCCAGGTCGTGTGACCATCCGTCGGTTGAATCGAGACGAATACCAATACACCATCCAAGACTTGTTCGGCTATCGCTACGACGTCGACGAGGCGTTTCCACCGGATGATACCGGCTATGGCTTCGACACGATTGGCGACGTGCTGACGATCTCGCCATTGATGACCGAGAAGTACTTCGACGCAGCTCAGGAAATTGTTTCCGCCGTGGTGCTGGTGGATGACAAGAAGAGCGACAAGTACAAGCGAATCTTCTTCGACGGCCCTGCGACCAACGATCGGGGCGAACGCGATGTGTACGCTCGCAAGATCCTCAAACGCTACGCCACGAAAGCCTTCCGCCGTCCGGTCGACGATGCCACACTCGACCGCTTGGTGGACATTCAACGCAAGATTGACGAACTGGAAGGACGTACGTTCGAGAATGGGATCGCCCAGGCATTCGCTGCGATGCTCATCTCGCCACAGTTCCTTTTCCGGGCGGAGATCCAGCCTGAACCAAACAACCCAGGCCAGGTCGTACCGATTGACGAATTCGCCCTTGCGTCCCGTCTGTCGTACTTCCTCTGGTGCTCGATGCCTGATGACGAGCTGATGAAGTTGGCCACCGAAGCGAAACTGCGCGAGAATCTGCATGAGCAGGTCGATCGGATGTTGGACGACGAGAAGTCGGAACGATTCATCCACCGATTTGTCGGCCAGTGGTTGCAATCGCAAGACATCGAAGGGATCAGCATCGATCCTCGCCGCGCCCTCAAGCTGAAGGACCTGGGCGACGCCCAACGTATCTTCAGCCGAACCGTTCGTCGTGCGATGCGTGAAGAAACGGACATGCTGTTTGAGTACATCTTGAAAGAGAATCGCTCGGCCAGCGAACTGCTGACCGCTGATTACACGTTTCTCAACAAGCCGCTCGCAAAATACTACGGACTGGAAGACATCGAAGGCCTGGACGACCGCAAGATGAAGAAGGTCGACTTGCCGGAGGACGGCGTGCGTGGTGGTATCCTCACGCAAGGCACGTTCCTGATTGTCACTTCCAACCCAACCCGTACCTCGCCGGTGAAGCGTGGGCTGTTCATCCTAGATAACATCCTGGGAACACCTCCCCCCCCTGCCCCACCAAATGTGCCCGCCTTAGAAGCAGTTCGCGAACGTGGTCGCCGTTTGACCATGCGTGAACAGATGGAACTTCACCGGAGCGAAGCTCTGTGCAAATCATGCCACTCTCGCATGGACCCGCTTGGCTTGGCCCTGGAAAAGTTCACCTACATTGGCCAATACCGTGAAGATGACGACGGCAACGAGATTGACACGAAAGGCAAGTTGATCACTGGGGAAGAGTTTAACACGGTGCGTGAGCTCTCGAAGGTGTTGGCTACCGAGCGAAAAGTCGATTTTTATCGTTGTTTGACCGAAAAACTGCTTACTTTCGCCCTCGGTCGGGGTTTGGAATATTACGACACGCCGACCGTCGACTTGATCGTGGAGCGAATGCTGGCCAACGACGGCAAGCTGCGTGACACGGTTCACACCATTGTGGATACCGCCCCTTTCCAGAAACGTCGCGGTGACGGCAGCCTCTTGTCGTCCAATCGCTGA
- a CDS encoding DUF1552 domain-containing protein, translated as MTMKPSRRHFLKGLGLAVALPAMESLMPATGNAATTSAAGPALTAAGDPLRSAFLYVPNGVILPKWFPEGTGKDYKLNQTMKPLEGLRGEFQILSGLAHSNGFAGKDGAGDHARAHATFLTGQRPRKTAGSDIEVGVSIDQEMAKHLGHTTRLPSLELSCDGARKSGSCDSGYSCAYQFNLSWRTKHSPMSAESNPRLVFERLFGRGDGEERQKNFDRRMAERRSVLDFVMGETKSMSKQLGRNDVHKLDEYLTGVREIESRIEKSERFRDLPEVEMEAPAGIPKDYAEHIRLMFDLLALSFQTDSTRIASFMLAHDGSNRNFKDIGVSEGHHSLSHHRDNQEWIDKLAKIDHFYVTQFAYFLDKLRSLKDPSGASVLDNSMIVYGSGLSDGNRHRHDNLPIIMAGKGGGLLETERHVQLKVEDRTPMANLFVSMMQKMGIQDPDFGDSTGSLSVV; from the coding sequence ATGACCATGAAGCCTTCCCGCCGCCACTTCCTGAAGGGCCTGGGGCTGGCCGTCGCATTGCCTGCCATGGAAAGCCTGATGCCAGCGACCGGCAATGCAGCCACCACCAGTGCTGCTGGTCCGGCGCTGACTGCCGCTGGAGATCCACTGCGATCGGCCTTCCTGTACGTGCCCAACGGCGTGATCCTTCCCAAATGGTTCCCGGAAGGTACCGGCAAAGACTACAAGCTGAACCAAACGATGAAGCCGCTGGAAGGGCTTCGTGGCGAGTTCCAGATTCTCAGCGGTTTGGCCCACTCCAACGGTTTTGCCGGTAAGGATGGTGCCGGAGACCACGCCCGGGCCCACGCCACGTTCCTCACCGGACAACGTCCTCGTAAGACGGCTGGTTCTGACATCGAAGTGGGCGTCTCGATCGATCAAGAGATGGCCAAGCACCTCGGCCACACCACGCGATTGCCCTCACTGGAACTTTCCTGCGATGGGGCACGCAAGTCGGGCTCGTGCGACTCTGGCTATTCGTGTGCCTATCAGTTCAATTTGTCGTGGCGAACCAAGCACTCGCCTATGTCGGCGGAGTCGAACCCCCGTTTAGTATTCGAACGCTTGTTCGGCCGAGGTGACGGCGAAGAACGTCAAAAGAACTTCGATCGCCGGATGGCCGAACGCCGCTCGGTGCTCGACTTCGTCATGGGCGAAACCAAGTCGATGTCGAAGCAACTGGGGCGCAACGACGTCCACAAATTGGATGAATATCTGACCGGCGTCCGCGAGATCGAAAGTCGCATCGAGAAGTCGGAACGCTTCCGCGATTTGCCAGAGGTCGAGATGGAAGCCCCTGCAGGTATTCCGAAGGATTACGCCGAGCACATTCGTTTGATGTTCGACTTGCTGGCGTTGTCGTTCCAGACCGATTCAACTCGTATTGCTTCGTTCATGTTGGCCCACGACGGTAGCAACCGTAATTTCAAGGACATTGGCGTTTCGGAAGGTCACCATAGCCTGTCGCACCACCGTGATAACCAAGAGTGGATCGACAAGCTGGCCAAGATCGATCACTTCTACGTCACGCAGTTCGCGTACTTCCTGGACAAGCTGCGAAGCTTGAAAGATCCTTCGGGTGCGTCGGTGCTGGACAACTCGATGATCGTTTACGGTAGCGGCCTATCCGATGGCAATCGCCACCGTCACGACAATCTGCCGATCATTATGGCCGGTAAAGGTGGTGGCTTGCTGGAAACGGAGCGTCACGTTCAGTTGAAGGTCGAAGATCGTACACCAATGGCGAATCTGTTCGTCTCGATGATGCAGAAGATGGGAATCCAAGATCCTGACTTTGGCGACTCGACGGGCTCGCTGAGCGTTGTCTAA
- a CDS encoding sensor histidine kinase, whose amino-acid sequence MLNRRPLRHKLILGGVVLAALVLALFATTLFGGLSYRQVARDISARSVELPLAIDFSLAVTDLRHALNQAKHSEDFVFHNSALDELLTQEFRIKFSAAQEALRRYEDQLDRSGAGDSDIGDDSDERDTIGEIHGSLQKLSDLNRGSDWFSNKVKLEQLSGEADHLHGLAKKLPSFLIEEMQQLKDEVRSQYRSWITVSLVVMFLTACAIGFAVYASWRWLFSPLKILMDGSRRVANGDFDHRIQLEGHAELAILADAMNAMTHRFQAIESNLNEQVKDRTNQVVRSEQLASVGFLAAGVAHEINNPLASIAFCAESLRSRLSEGEESQFRDCDVTVLQTYLGMIEEEAFRCKEITERLLDFSRLGDVEKTETDVRDLVQGVIDMVRHLGKYREKNLIFEDDQVALAPVNGPEIKQVVLNLITNALDSIDPGGSVLVKIGEERGQVKVTVKDDGCGMTDEVRRHLFEPFFTRRRDGQGTGLGLSISYRIVSDHGGQIDAWSEGPGLGSEFSFTLPCREASKRNERKHQAA is encoded by the coding sequence GTGCTCAACCGACGCCCACTTCGACATAAACTGATTCTCGGCGGAGTCGTGCTTGCCGCTCTCGTGCTTGCGCTGTTCGCCACGACCCTATTCGGCGGGCTTTCGTACCGTCAGGTCGCGCGAGACATCAGTGCCCGCTCAGTCGAATTGCCGCTAGCAATCGACTTCTCCTTGGCCGTGACCGACCTGCGGCACGCGCTGAACCAGGCCAAGCATTCCGAAGACTTTGTCTTTCATAATTCGGCCCTCGACGAGCTTCTAACCCAAGAGTTCCGTATCAAGTTCTCAGCCGCCCAGGAAGCGTTGCGACGCTACGAAGACCAGCTCGATCGCAGTGGCGCCGGCGACAGCGACATTGGTGATGACTCGGACGAACGAGATACGATTGGCGAGATTCATGGCTCGCTTCAGAAACTCTCTGACCTGAATCGTGGTTCCGATTGGTTCTCGAACAAGGTCAAGCTGGAACAGCTTTCGGGCGAAGCAGATCACCTGCATGGACTGGCCAAGAAGCTGCCTAGCTTCCTCATCGAAGAAATGCAGCAGCTCAAAGACGAGGTCCGTTCGCAATATCGCAGCTGGATCACCGTTTCACTGGTAGTGATGTTCCTCACAGCATGTGCGATCGGTTTCGCCGTGTACGCAAGCTGGCGGTGGCTGTTTAGCCCCCTGAAAATCTTGATGGATGGCTCGCGTCGTGTGGCCAATGGCGACTTCGACCACCGAATACAACTGGAAGGACACGCCGAACTGGCGATTCTCGCTGACGCGATGAATGCGATGACCCATCGATTCCAGGCCATCGAGTCGAACCTCAACGAACAGGTAAAAGATCGCACCAACCAAGTCGTCCGCAGCGAACAGCTGGCCAGCGTTGGTTTCCTAGCCGCCGGGGTCGCCCATGAGATTAACAATCCGCTGGCCTCGATCGCATTTTGTGCGGAGTCGCTTCGCTCGCGGCTGAGCGAAGGGGAGGAATCGCAGTTCCGCGATTGTGACGTGACGGTACTACAAACTTACCTCGGTATGATCGAGGAGGAAGCATTCCGCTGTAAGGAAATTACCGAACGACTGCTCGACTTCTCGCGTCTAGGAGATGTCGAAAAGACCGAGACCGATGTTCGCGATCTCGTTCAAGGCGTCATCGATATGGTGCGTCACTTGGGCAAGTATCGCGAGAAGAATCTGATTTTCGAGGACGATCAAGTCGCCCTCGCTCCGGTCAATGGACCGGAAATCAAGCAAGTGGTTCTGAACCTGATCACGAACGCCCTGGATAGTATCGATCCAGGCGGATCGGTATTGGTGAAGATCGGCGAGGAACGAGGCCAGGTCAAAGTCACCGTCAAAGACGACGGCTGTGGCATGACCGACGAAGTTCGACGTCACTTGTTTGAGCCGTTTTTCACCCGACGCCGGGATGGCCAAGGGACGGGACTGGGGCTTTCCATTTCGTACCGCATCGTGAGCGACCATGGTGGTCAGATCGATGCATGGAGCGAAGGGCCAGGCCTCGGAAGCGAGTTTAGTTTTACGCTGCCATGCAGGGAAGCAAGTAAGCGCAATGAGCGAAAACACCAAGCAGCCTGA